The Tumebacillus amylolyticus DNA segment GAGATGGAGGGACGAGAGTGTGTAGTGGCCTTCATGAACGGTGATATGAATCAGCCGGTGATCATGGGGGTGATTTTGGATGGCTGATCCTTTGTTTGACCTGCAATCCGAAGCCAACGGAGATCTTGCCGTGACCACCCAAGGTGACTTTGGACTCGCGACGGGTGAGGATAGCTTAAATGCAGACTTGAAACGGCGCTTCGGCACTCCTGTCGGGGCGCTTTTCTATGACCTCAACTACGGCAACCCGATGCTTGCTAGGCTTTCTCAGCCGACCTCACAGGGGTTTGAGGCGGCATGCGCACAAGATGCCCGCGCATGCGTAATGGCCGACCCGCGGGTAGTGGATGCCAGTGCGTCTGTGACGGTGGACCGGGAGAGTCGGAGTGTGTTCTGTCGCGTGGAATATAGGGACAGCAGCGGAGGCTCGGGGAGTTTGGAGGAGGTGAAGGTACTTGTTTAAAACGTATCAGCAAATTCTCGCGGAGCTTCTGGCCGCTCTGCAAACCAACACGAACATCACGGATGTTCAGCCTGGGTCACTTGCTTACACGTTGATGGCTGTGGTGGCACGAGCACTGCGCGGTGTCTGGTTCATGCTAGAGCAAATGACAAAGCTGTTTTTCGTGTCCAGCTCATCTGGTTCTTTCCTCGAGCGCCGCTGCAACGAGCGCGGGGTATTCCGGAAGATCGGCACACCTGCATCTGGCGAGGTGTTGTTCACGAGATCATCACCATCGCCGATCGGTATAACTCTCAAGCAGGGGACGTTGCTTGCGACGATGGACGGAAAAATTGAGTTCGTTGTTCTGCAAGACGTGCCTCTGCCGCAAGGATGGGCAAGTGTCGTTGCGCCGGTCACGTGCATCTCCATTGGGAGGGCAGGGAATCTCGCGGCAGGCACGCCGCTCCAAGTTGTTGGGATCACAGTTATGGGCGTTCAAAATGTAACAGTTGGCGATGGGGGGTTGACTGGTGGCGTTGATACGGAGTCCGACGAGGATCTCCGGGCGAGATACTTGTTTGTCATACGGAACCCGCAAAACGGAGGCACTGCGGCAGATTACTTGGTTTGGGCAATGGAAGTACAAGGCGTTGTCCACGCAATCCCGCTTCCGCTGAATCGTGGGCCCGGAACGGTCGACGTCGTGGTGTCTGATGGATCGATTCCGTCTGACGAGCTTGTACAGACAGTGACCGATCACATCGAGACAAAACGCCCAGTGGGAGCAGACGTACTCGTGCTCAAACCTGTAGCACATTCCATCGACATCGCAGCGACCGTTACTGCTTCGACGGGCTACACCATAGACGCGCTCGATATTTCCGTTAAGCAAGCCATCACAAATTATCTTGGCTCTATACCGATTGGCGGCGTCATCCGTGTGGCCGGCATATATCAAGCAGCTATGGCTGTGCCGGGAGTTCTGGACTTCACTTTGTTGTCTCCGGTTTCAAACATCCAATTAGAAAGTACGGAGATGGCTACGGTCGGCGCTTTGGCCGTGGCATAGGAGGACATCCTATGAGTTTCTTCGATCAGATCAAACGAATGCTCCCCCGATCGTTCCTGAACGACTCGATGCGAAATATGAAGGGGATCTACCAATCGATCGCATTGCAGGTCGATGACTTGGATGGCGCGATCCTCGACGGACAGAAGCAGCTTTTCATCGACTCAGCAACGTGGGCCCTGCCGATTTATGAAGCAGAATTTGCAATCAAGCTGGTAGACCAGTCCAACGAAGTAGCACGCCGGAACAATGTCATGGCGATGTCTCGGGGCGGTCTTGGTGCGACTCCGGCATCGATCACGAACGTGCTGAAGTCTTACGGATATTCCACACGAATCCTCGAAGACTTCTCAGGCTACACGGTGACCATTCAGTTCAACGATTTTCGTGGTGTGCCTCCAAACCTTGGCGATCTGCAAACGCTGATGACTCGCTTCATCCCGGCGCACTTGCAACTCAAGTGGTCGTTCATCTACACCCAACATCGCGAGCTTCGATCATTCACGCATGCCCAGATGAAGTCGATGACCCATGATCAGCTTCGAACTCAACTCCCAACACCTTAGGAAGGCGGTGAAGTATGGCGACGAACACGTCTAACTACGGGCTGACCAAGCCCGGCCAGAACGACAACTACGATATCGAAATCCAGAATGGCAACATGGACAAAATCGATGCTCAGCTTTTCGCGAACGCACAAGCTGCGAATTCAGCTCAACAAACTGCAAACCAAGCGACGGCGGCAAGCTCAGCCACTGATACGATCATCGGGAATCGTACTGCTGACCCGTCCAAATCTCCGTCTGGACTGACTGGATCGCTGACGAATTGGCTTTCATGGATAGTCAACCGGATCAAGGCGATCACCGGCACCACGAACTGGTTCGACGCACCGCCGACAACGCTGGTGGCGGCGAACACCCATATGAATGACAACAACAACCCTCACGGCGTCACTGCGGAACAAGTCGGGGCGATTCCGGAGTCTCAGCGCGGGGCCGCGGATGGAGTTGCTACCCTTGACGGCGACGGGCTTATTCCGACGGGTCAGTTGCCGGCACCATCGGATTTCGGCGCTCTTCCGGCCGGGATTAGCAATCGGAACGTGCGAATTGACGCCGCGTATGAGTTGAGTTCTGATACGCGCTCTACGGCGGTGACAAACGGCACGAACGGACTGCCAACCACCGTTACCGTGACTGATCCGACAAGCGGAAACGCAACGGTCGCAACTAGCGCCATCACTTACGGAACGAATGGCTTGCCTACGAAGATCACTACAACTGCGGGCGCTCATTCTCGCGCGGTAACAATCAACTATGGCACAAACGGTTTGTTCTCTGGGACAACTCCAACCTTCTCTTAAAGGAGCGTGTGAACATGTCAGAAGTAGTAATAGTTGCAGGAGGAAGCATGGTCCCTCTCGGCTCCGACTACGCGGGGACACCGACGTTCCGCCCCAACAAGGTAGACGCGAGCGGTCTGCAACATATGGCCCTCGACCAAGACAACACAACCGGCACCGCGGCGTCGGGCGTTGTTATGCAATCGGGCGGCTCCGGTAAATTCGGTTGGTTGTCGAGCATCTATTCGTCG contains these protein-coding regions:
- a CDS encoding putative phage tail protein; the encoded protein is MSFFDQIKRMLPRSFLNDSMRNMKGIYQSIALQVDDLDGAILDGQKQLFIDSATWALPIYEAEFAIKLVDQSNEVARRNNVMAMSRGGLGATPASITNVLKSYGYSTRILEDFSGYTVTIQFNDFRGVPPNLGDLQTLMTRFIPAHLQLKWSFIYTQHRELRSFTHAQMKSMTHDQLRTQLPTP
- a CDS encoding baseplate J/gp47 family protein, producing MFKTYQQILAELLAALQTNTNITDVQPGSLAYTLMAVVARALRGVWFMLEQMTKLFFVSSSSGSFLERRCNERGVFRKIGTPASGEVLFTRSSPSPIGITLKQGTLLATMDGKIEFVVLQDVPLPQGWASVVAPVTCISIGRAGNLAAGTPLQVVGITVMGVQNVTVGDGGLTGGVDTESDEDLRARYLFVIRNPQNGGTAADYLVWAMEVQGVVHAIPLPLNRGPGTVDVVVSDGSIPSDELVQTVTDHIETKRPVGADVLVLKPVAHSIDIAATVTASTGYTIDALDISVKQAITNYLGSIPIGGVIRVAGIYQAAMAVPGVLDFTLLSPVSNIQLESTEMATVGALAVA